GTCCGAATTTTAGAGACCTCCTCCAGTGGTTTATGATGTTAAATCACAccttttttacaaatttttagttCCACAGTTAGATTCCTTGTGATGTAATGTTTATTCTAGTGAGATAAtagaatttgttaatttatcaaaataatgatGCTGATGGTATAACAAATGGTTAAGGTTATATTTAAGACGACGTATACTGTGGGATGTAGTCTAAGTTAAGAATGAGATCAACAGATGATACTCTTTTTGTTACATGACAACGACTAGATTTCAAGGAAGCATgctgtaattatcccttattatTAGAAATGTATATCCATCNNNNNNNNNNNNNNNNNNNNNNNNNNNNNNNNNNNNNNNNNNNNNNNNNNNNNNNNNNNNNNNNNNNNNNNNNNNNNNNNNNNNNNNNNNNNNNNNNNNNNNNNNNNNNNNNNNNNNNNNNNNNNNNNNNNNNNNNNNNNNNNNNNNNNNNNNNNACTTTaaccaatttaaatttaaacaattctATACGTCCTGGCAGCAGCTTCTAGCTATTTATAGGTCAGTTTTCTGTGTCTTCTCTTCATAATTGGGAAGAATGCCTATTCCTTTGCTTACCCAGACTCTAGCTAAATGAGGCGCATAGAAACAAATCACAATAGTCTTTGAGTCTCCAGTCTATACCTTTTCTTGTTATGCATCTAAGACAACATTCTATTCTCGTTCGCATCATGGAAAGCTATTTGTTTGGCCAAGAATTCCAGTGACACGTTTTGCTAGTTTTGCGGAAGCAACTAAGAAAGAAACTGCAtgtgaaaataaaactaaattcataaaaaacaTCCAGAGAACATCagtttttctttaaaactTAAGTATAATGTTCTGGGTTATGTTGCAGGATTTGATAGCACAGTCTCATTTGAGACTCTGTACACAATACTAATATTGCTTGATACTCTATAATTTTGTTAGCTCCcttgattaaatttaagtcAGTAGATCAGTTTCCAGATTTATTGGTGCTTCTAGCACCTCTGATGTGAGCCACTAGACAAATTTCCAACCATTTCAAAATGTgacaaatgattttttcaattcaacTTCATTTTCACAGGGATCTTCGCGGGCCAGCACACTTGGTGAGGCGACCATCAACCTTGCTGATTATGTTGATGCTTTAAAGCCTTCTGCTGTAACACTTCCTCTTCAAGGATGCAATTTTGGAACTATATTACATGTAAGGAAAGATGAGCTTTGCTTCATTCACATTTACAGCACATTGATGAATGCTATATGAGCCTGTTGATTCTATGCTTCATAGTTCCTTGTTAAAGCATCCATCAACCTTTTGGTTGATGAGTGTAGAAGCTTCCTATAATATGTATCCTGGTTTGTCTGTAATTTACTAATGATGTGCATTGCCCACACACcctatcattattttttcaaggTGGAATGATGAAAATGTAAGGCCTAAATGCAGCAATAAATTCGGAGAAAAGAATAATGTCAGAATCATGAATAAAGTATAGTTAGACAACTGAtgattaatgataattaacaTGTGTTGTTTCCCTTTGTAAGGCCAATTCTGATTGTTTAATATAAGCCCGGTGCAGACACTCATATTGTGCGAAATAGAGCAAGTCATTCTTAAAGATCACTAGATTGGTATCAAAGAGATGTGGGTCAGAGTTCCTTGACATTCGTCTCATATGTGTTATGGAAGAATGAGATTTTTGCAAGTTACTGatccatttattttgttgattaaTAGTGAGTATTCATTATGAATGCTACTGTTGATTAGGTAGCAAAGGATGTGGCAACATGACAAGTGACTCGGAAATGACCACCCTATACCACTAGCAGGACATAGTTGGTTTTGAGATGGCCTCTAAACCAAATCTCTTGAATAAGCCTTTGGTCCTTCTCTAGTGGTCCTAATAAAGAAACTTAGTATGTGAAGTAAAATTGAGAAAGTTCATTGGAGAACTTTTCTAACAAGATGCAACATCAACAGGATCACCTAGAAATGCTTGATGAAGGACTCCAACTAGTTATGACAAGGTTGTACTATTTTGTTTAGAGTTGACAAACAAGCCCAATATCAAAATACAGAACCCAACACGACCTAAAAACTTCATTTCTTATAATATACTAGTAATATCAGATTTTCGTTGTCCTTTCCACATGGACTGTTCAATCCATTCTTTAGATGATCTATATGAATTAAAGAATCTTGCGGGCCATATGAACTGGTCAGGCCTTGGTACATATTATAGAAACTGGTTAGCATTTGCATTAAAACATCACTCCATTCCCAACTTCTTTTGGTTGCTTCTTCAATGTGATCTCCTTGAATTTCGGGTAGTTAGTTGTGTCCCTGGGAAAGTTGAAGATTCAATACTTTACAAAAATGGATATTGCAGCCATTTTAAGCATGTTTTCTTTGTCTCCGTCATTTATTTGCCTTTGGCAGCATTTGGTAATTGCATATTGTCTTTTTTCCTTcccttattaaattatatgagCTGTAACTCTTATGATTATTCTATAGTCTGTAAAATGCTTATCAATATCTTGATTGACTGTGTTCCTGTGTTTCAGATCACTGTCCAGCTCCTGACCTCAAAAACTGGATTTAGGTACTAAACTATTATGTTGATTGCTAACCTTGTCTTTTTGTATGACCATCTCaagcataattttattttttgcaggGAATTTGAGCAGCAGAGAGAACTCCGAGAAAGGGGATTACAATCAGGGGTTGATAGTCATGGCCATAGTGCCACTGCCAAAATATCATATTCTGAGGACGTTACCAACGAGCAGTCTGATAAGGTTCCTTGCTTCTCTATCCATTGGAGCTCCTTCCGAACCCCCACATTGGTCCACTTTTTCATACAAGACATATGTGTTAGGCTTGCCACTTAATTTGATCTGTTAAGTATGAACAGAAAACTTGAACTAGTTAGAAGAATCTGAAAACTATTTTATTCATGGGCTGTTTTGGGGTACGTTTCTTAAGCGGGAAGAAAAGTGTCTCTGTTACCTTTTTGCATCTCTGAATGCATTTGTCAACTTATTCTGGAAAAGGATTAGTAATATAAGTGATGTCTACAAAATCATATGGCCTTGCTCTTTAGTGATTGGTGATTTGcaatttgaatataaacttTAGCCTAATTTTGTGGCATAATCAATCTCTCATCAGATAGGACAACTTTTTTTGCGGTCAGAATACTTTTTGTTGGCCACATAGCTGCattagtttgaaattttttcatatcaccTAATTCTAATTTTCCAGTTCTCTGTTTTCTACAGGTCAGTGcaagaattaaatttaaagcAGATGCTAATGAGCTCTCCTcagttgaagaagagatgaaccTGAATGAAGAATGTCGAGACTCGGCTAGTGGATTTGATGGCTCATCCAATACTTCCGAAAGTTTATATGCTGAGAAACATGAGACTTGCATTGCACATGAGGTTGATAGCCTCAAAAGTACAACTTCTGGTGATGTACATGCACTTTTGCATTGTCAAAGTCCACTTAAAGTGAAAGGAGATCCATCTGATCAGCAAGACATGGCCCAAGGGAGTACTGGTTCTGCTCAGGGGTGGAGTTCAAACAATTCCATGGATACCGAGTTAGCAATGGCTTGTGAGGAGAACAATCGACTAAAAGGAAGCTTGGAATTGGCAGAAACATCTTTTTTCAATCTTAAGCTGGAAGTCAGCTCTTTGCAAAGCTTAGCTGATGAGTTAGGTGCTGAGACACAAAAGTTTTCCCACCTTCTTGACGCTGAGATATCTTCAGGTGAAAAATTGGCAAAAGAGGTATCGGTCATGAAATCAGAGTGCCTGAAGTTCAAGGATGAGATAATCAGGCTCAAAGATTTCACATTTAGTCCTCAAATTCCTGTTACAGAAACAAGGGACAATCAGATTGATCACTCAGTTCAGAAGTTGCagcttcaatttttaaaaggaatTAGTGTAGTGGAAGGCAAGATAAGAGAACTTcagaacaaaatttatattatcccCCATGATGGAgacactaaatttatttacttagaGTTGGAAGCATTGCTCAATTTTCTGCTGGATTTTAAACTTGAAAATGGTGAAGTGACAAAATTGCTGAATGCAATACCATCAGAAAAACCAGATGTGAAGGAGACTAGAGAACTGAGCACATATAAGGATGAGCAGTTAGTATCTGGAAATGGGCTGGGCCTGGACTTGTGTCAGCCTGAAAGTATTCTTCAGCATTTCGGTATGCCCCCTCTAGTGTCTGAGGTAGTTAACCCTGTAAGTACTATTGATGCAATGAAAGGCCAGATTTTTGATCTTGTAAGGGAGTTGGATGAGGCAAAAGTTGAAAAGGAAGCTCTTACGAGAAAAATGGATCAAATGGAATGTTATTATGAAGCCCTTATTCAGGAATTGGAGGAGAATCAGAAGCGCATGATGGCAGAGTTGCAGCTCCTGAGGAATGAGCATTCTACTTGTCTGTACACATTATCTGCCAGCCAAACTGAAATGGAAACATTGCGTCAAGATATGAATCAGCAGATGCTACGATTTGTGGAAGAGAGGCATGAGTTGGAAACCCTCAACAAGGAGCTTGAGAAAAGGGTGACAACTTCAGAAGCTGCACTTAGAAGAGCCCGCTTAAATTACTCAATTGCagttgataaattacaaaaagaccTTGAGCTGCTTTCCTCGCAGGTTATTTCCATGTTTGAGACTAATGAAAACCTTATCAAGCAGGCTTTACCTTCGCAACCACTGTCAGAAGGAGACCTGAAGTTAATGCATAATCCAGAAGATGACGagattacaaaattattgcagtTTCAGAATCATAACTTGGGTTTGAAGAAAAGGTCAGTGGGTGGGGATATTCTCTTAGAAGACTTGAGGAGATCTGTCTGCTTGCAGGAAGAGCTTTATCAAAAGGTTGAAGAGGAACTTATAGAAATGTATTCTGTAAACTTGAACTTGGATATATACTCTAAGGCATTGCAAGAATCCTTGCACGAAGCTGAAGCTGACATTAGAATCATGAGGGGAAAATTGAATGAACTTGCCGAGGAGTTGAAACTTTCAACTGCTTCTCAGAATGAGTTGATGATAAGGTTCCAGAAAGCCACAACTGATATTCATGCACTTAATGAGTACAAATCTAATAGCATTTCCCAGTTCAGTGATATGGCTATGCAAAATCAGCTTTTAGAAGATAAATTAGTAAGTATTTCCAAGGAGAATTATCTTCTTGATCAGAAGCTGAAAGAATGTGAAAACACTATGACTGAATACAGGGGTTACCAAAGTAAATATGCAGCGTGTTTGGCTGAGAATACAGAGCTGTCTCTCCAGTTAAAACAGGAAGCAGCTGAAAATGAGAAGCTTGCAAATGAAATGTCACttttaaaggaaaatttgaagatCCTTAAGTCTGAATCAGATGAATTGGTTTCTGTCAAGGAAACTCTCGAGGAAGATCTGAGTTTTGCACATGATAAGTTGGTCAATCTGTTGGAATCTTACAAGAAACAATTTTGTTCTCTTGCTAATTGTCAGAGCCTCGATTTGGAAAGCGTGGATATAAGTGATGCCATTTTGAAGTTAGAAGAAATCCAGCATAATGTTTGTGTGAGAATTTGTCAACTGATGGAAGAGAATCAAAATCTAGAAAGTGAGAAAGTCACTGCTGATGCATCCTTGAGCACTGTTAGATCTGAAATTCTGGTGACGAAACAGAAGTTCAAAAGTGACATACAAGATATGGTTACTAAACTAGATGTGTCCAATGCTCTTGTGAACAAACTTCTAGCTGAACTCGAATCAATTGCTAGCAAAATCCACTTCAGTTCTGAAATCGAAGGGAAGTATGCCCAGCAGAGCAGAGTACTTTTAGACGAGCTTAATCATCTCGAAGATCAAATGCAAGAGCTGACATGTAAAAATGGTCACTTTGCTCAAGAGATCTTGGGCTTGGATGCTCTGGCAGAAGAACTTGGGAGGAGTCAATTAACCGTCACTGAGCTAGTACACGATAAGCAAGACTTAGCAATGCGCTTACATGATAAAACTGAAGAATCTATCAAGCTTTCATGTGAAATTAGCTGtctgaaagaaaatttgaaaaatttgaataacGAGTTGCATGAGGAGAAGGTTTACAAGGATGAACTGGAGGTGAAAGTTAGACATCTAACTTCTCAGTTGAGCATGGATCAGGATAAATTGCTTATCTTCGAACAGCAACAAACTGAACTCATGCATGTTAGGGAACTGGCATCAGATCTTGAATTGGAGAAATCTAGACTTGCTCATCTTTTGGGTCAGCAAAATGTGCTTATAGAAAAACTTAAGAGGAATAATTCCTATCAAGCTAGTCTTGAAAGTCAGTTAGTGGAAATGCATGACTACTCACTTTTGGTGGATGTTAAACTTACTTATGTTGCAAACCAGTATGAAGCTTTACTTGAAGAACTTCTGCAGAAACTTGTGTACTCAGAGGGGTGTCTCAGGGAGCTTCATAAAAGGTATCGTGATACAGAGGCTATGTTGAATCACTGTCATGAAAGTGAAGCTAACTGGAGGGAAGAAAAAGCTGACTTGTTGACAAGTCTTAAAAACCTAAGATCGGATTTAGAAGTCTCTGCAGCTCAAAACAAGCTTTTTTCAGATTCCAACAAGGAGATCACTGATCAACTTGAGGAGTGCAACAGGAAGCTGACAATGATGGAAACCAGCTTTACGTTGGACAACACTCTTCAAGCTTCTGAAGTGGAAAGGCTAAAAAGCATGATGACAGATGCTGAGGAAGAAATCAATTGCTTGACTTATACAAAAGAGGAATtggaaattttagttataGTACTCAAAGGCAAAGTTGACGAACAGTCTGCTTATATAACTTTGCTGGAGGAACGCAAAGATGAACTGATGATGCTTCGCTCCAAGTGCAATGAACTTTCTCATAAGCTCTCTGAACAGGTTTTGAAGACAGAAGAATTTAAGAACTTATCTACCCATTTGAAGGAGCTTAAAGACAAGGCTGAGGCTGAATGTCTTGTAGCTCgtgaaaaaagagaaactgAAGCACCACCAGCTGCTGTGCAAGATTCCCTGCGAATTGCGTTTATCAAAGAAcaatatgaaacaaaaatccaAGAGCTTAAGCAACAGCTTTCTATGTCCAAAAAGCATGGGGAGGAGATGCTTTTGAAGCTGCAAGATgcaattgatgaaattgagaacAGGAAGAAGTCTGAAGCTGTGAACTTGAAGAGGAATGAAGAGCTCTCAGTCAGACTGTCGGCATTGGAAGCTGAATTGCAGTCAGCACTTGCGGAAAAGCGTGAAAAAAGCAAAGCTTATGACCGAACAATGGCTGAGCTGGAATGTGCATTACTAAGTCTAGAATGTTGcaaggaagaaaaagataagCTTGGAGCTTCTTTGCTTGAATTTGAAGCAGAAAAATCTCGACTTGCTACTGAACTTACTTCCGTCAAGGGTCAACTGGAGGATTTAAAATCTTCGATGAAGTTTGAAAAGGATGAATACGGCTCTCTGACTGAAGTAGAGCACACACTCAATGGATCAACTGGTAACTCATCCCCAATCTTCTTGGAGCGGGATGAGACAATGTGTGgtattaaaagagaaaaagttaTGTCGATCGTAGAATGTGAAAATGCAGATTCAACTGAGTCTGTGCACTTCCAAGTTGTTCAGGTAAACTTAATTGAGAGTTTTATTCTGTTTAAGACggttattttcaaatttttgtagcTATAATCAGCATGTGGATCAAATTCATGCTTTCAGACTGTTGGCCTTGTTTGGGTTGGTttcattctcaattttgaatCTTTAGTCCCAGTAGGCTCTCTGCAGTGATGCTCTGTTTCTCTTAACAGGAAACTTATCAAacaatgtttttgttttgaagtTCCTTTTCAGATTTTTGGTAAATCTTTAAGAATTGTGGAAACTACCATTGCATATTATTACTACAGTTTGTAGAGCTTCCTTTGCTGCAGGTGCCCACTGGTCAAAAGAAAGGAAGTCTGCTTTCATGGTTGACTTCTGTTGCATGATTAGCACGACAGACTTTTgctcttcaaattttctttacttGGGAGTCCACTATTAGTCTTACAAACTCTTCAATCCTATTAAAATGGTTGAGTTGGATCAAAATCAAACTGTGTTTCGAATCTGCAATAACGCTTCTATCCATCTGCCTCAAAAGTATTCAAGCTATGGACTTTATCAAGGAAAATGCAAACCAGATATCTCTTGTTTAATTGAGTAACCTCAGCTTCATGCAGAAGTATGATTAGATGAACTTCTATGAGAAATCTTCGAGCTTGCTTTAAATTCTTATTGCATTGCCttatatgatcaaaataaatgTAGTGTGTTTGCATTCTTCtgatgaaattgttaccttTTCCCCAAAGTTACCATCTTTACAAGCGCCTTTAACACGGTAAAAGGTTGGAACTGAAGTAGTTCACAATTACGCAGGATGATGCATCTAAATGCATGCACCAGAATCCCAAGGTAATTGTTACAGAAGGGTTCCTACAGAGCAATGGCAAGAGTTTAAATGTTAATGATGAGCTGGGAGCCCAAAGATTGAAATCTAGCATTGAGCATTTACATGAAGAGGTATTTCAAATTTGGAAATGACAAAGGTTGTTGATATGACTTTGTGTCTAACATGATGGAATCTAAGTATATGATTCCAACCCTAGGTCTGCATAGGTTATGTCTAATTGTGCTCCGAACCAATTCatgtcttctttcttttttttcccttcagctggaaaagatgaaaaatgaaaacacgaTCTTCGATTATGAAGTGGACCCGGGTTCTGAAGTCCCACAAAGAGAAATCATGCAACTGCATAAAGTGAGCTCATTGACTTTTTTATGCAACTATAGTCTATAATTCTGATCAGTGTCTCATCCCTTTTTGCTTTATGTCCTTTTGAAGGCAAATGAAGAGCTTAGAAGCATGTTTCCTTCTTTCAATGAAATTTCCAGTGATGGGAATGCATTACAAAGGGTTCTTGCACTGGAAGTTGAGCTTGCTGAAGCGTTGAGGGTAAAGAATAAATTGAATGTCCAATTCCAGAGGTAGGTCCTACACAAGTCTATAATATTTCCAATTGCCACGAGTTTAACCAACTTGCCCTCCACGCCCAATATTGACTCTTATCTTTGCCGGATGATGCATCTCTGTACATTTCAACCACAATGATGTTATGTAAATTCTGTTTCTTAGTAGCTCACATTTAGTTCAATATTACGTGACAAGTCAATGGCTCTGTTAAAATTTATGGACTTAAATTTCAAGTTTACTTGGGTTCATCAATTGAACAAAACCATAAAGGAATTTCTCCATCTAACTAATTAGCATTAACCTTTAAGTAGGATCATCTCAGATATTAAGCTCAAGCATAGGAAAGCTCACATTTTTCTGTTAAGTGTTTTCTTAACATGTAAGTCCATTTCAGGCTACCATCTTCTTAGTGTCATTGTTTTTTCATTATGTTTTAGGTTATCAATTGGCATATTGTATCTTCTACCTTGTACATAACTTCATCTCGTTATATTCTGATCTTATCTATTTTGTGGAAGACTTAGTTACAAAATTGATCATTGATTATCCGCATATGTAATGAGTTCAATGTATGTGTACTAATGTGCTTTATACTcctttattttgttatattaattgTGTACTACAAAACAGAACTtagaacaaatattaatattttgtgatattaattGTGTATTACATTGGCGCACTTAGAAATAGTCTTGAATATCAAGTGGGTTGTGGCAATCTTAAGTCGAACTTGCTAAcgtattattaaatttgatttattttaaattgatctAAGTCGCTCTATTTTAATGTGTCAGAGACACCATTTAATCGAGGTCCAACCTACTGTATACAACAACCTCATAAAATCAAGAGACTATAGACAACCATAAAATAGGGAGAGATGAAAGTAGTGACAAAAGTGACCTCTAAGTCTTACCTTACGGCATTATTTGATTTTCACCTTACAAATGGCTTCAGCGAAGCCTAGTCATTTAGACCAGCAGTGATCCCAGCCTACATACTGTTTTTAAACGCACAGCTTGACATATTATTGTTTTGGTTGACTATATGTTGTTTGTCTGATTAATGGCTGTTTTATGTGCTTACTCAACAATGAATATGGTGCTGAAATGACGACGGAGTTTTGTGGCATTGAGCATTTTCTGCTATGGTTCTTCTTGCATGTCATTTATGATAACATAGGGGGATATCAAACTTTGGGCTTTGAAATCTTGTAGCGCATGGCATTTAGTAAAAGTCTTGAAACTGCGGGTCTAAACCAAAGCAAATTTTACTATCTGCTAGAGAAGAATCTGAGGGCTGCATGTCTGCGTATCtgc
The window above is part of the Sesamum indicum cultivar Zhongzhi No. 13 linkage group LG2, S_indicum_v1.0, whole genome shotgun sequence genome. Proteins encoded here:
- the LOC105176798 gene encoding sporulation-specific protein 15 — encoded protein: MSRISKWKLEKTKVKVVFRLQFHATHIPQTGWDKLFISFIPADSGKATAKTTKANVRNGACKWADPIYETTRLLQDSKNKQYDEKLYKIVVAMGSSRASTLGEATINLADYVDALKPSAVTLPLQGCNFGTILHITVQLLTSKTGFREFEQQRELRERGLQSGVDSHGHSATAKISYSEDVTNEQSDKVSARIKFKADANELSSVEEEMNLNEECRDSASGFDGSSNTSESLYAEKHETCIAHEVDSLKSTTSGDVHALLHCQSPLKVKGDPSDQQDMAQGSTGSAQGWSSNNSMDTELAMACEENNRLKGSLELAETSFFNLKLEVSSLQSLADELGAETQKFSHLLDAEISSGEKLAKEVSVMKSECLKFKDEIIRLKDFTFSPQIPVTETRDNQIDHSVQKLQLQFLKGISVVEGKIRELQNKIYIIPHDGDTKFIYLELEALLNFLLDFKLENGEVTKLLNAIPSEKPDVKETRELSTYKDEQLVSGNGLGLDLCQPESILQHFGMPPLVSEVVNPVSTIDAMKGQIFDLVRELDEAKVEKEALTRKMDQMECYYEALIQELEENQKRMMAELQLLRNEHSTCLYTLSASQTEMETLRQDMNQQMLRFVEERHELETLNKELEKRVTTSEAALRRARLNYSIAVDKLQKDLELLSSQVISMFETNENLIKQALPSQPLSEGDLKLMHNPEDDEITKLLQFQNHNLGLKKRSVGGDILLEDLRRSVCLQEELYQKVEEELIEMYSVNLNLDIYSKALQESLHEAEADIRIMRGKLNELAEELKLSTASQNELMIRFQKATTDIHALNEYKSNSISQFSDMAMQNQLLEDKLVSISKENYLLDQKLKECENTMTEYRGYQSKYAACLAENTELSLQLKQEAAENEKLANEMSLLKENLKILKSESDELVSVKETLEEDLSFAHDKLVNLLESYKKQFCSLANCQSLDLESVDISDAILKLEEIQHNVCVRICQLMEENQNLESEKVTADASLSTVRSEILVTKQKFKSDIQDMVTKLDVSNALVNKLLAELESIASKIHFSSEIEGKYAQQSRVLLDELNHLEDQMQELTCKNGHFAQEILGLDALAEELGRSQLTVTELVHDKQDLAMRLHDKTEESIKLSCEISCLKENLKNLNNELHEEKVYKDELEVKVRHLTSQLSMDQDKLLIFEQQQTELMHVRELASDLELEKSRLAHLLGQQNVLIEKLKRNNSYQASLESQLVEMHDYSLLVDVKLTYVANQYEALLEELLQKLVYSEGCLRELHKRYRDTEAMLNHCHESEANWREEKADLLTSLKNLRSDLEVSAAQNKLFSDSNKEITDQLEECNRKLTMMETSFTLDNTLQASEVERLKSMMTDAEEEINCLTYTKEELEILVIVLKGKVDEQSAYITLLEERKDELMMLRSKCNELSHKLSEQVLKTEEFKNLSTHLKELKDKAEAECLVAREKRETEAPPAAVQDSLRIAFIKEQYETKIQELKQQLSMSKKHGEEMLLKLQDAIDEIENRKKSEAVNLKRNEELSVRLSALEAELQSALAEKREKSKAYDRTMAELECALLSLECCKEEKDKLGASLLEFEAEKSRLATELTSVKGQLEDLKSSMKFEKDEYGSLTEVEHTLNGSTGNSSPIFLERDETMCGIKREKVMSIVECENADSTESVHFQVVQDDASKCMHQNPKVIVTEGFLQSNGKSLNVNDELGAQRLKSSIEHLHEELEKMKNENTIFDYEVDPGSEVPQREIMQLHKANEELRSMFPSFNEISSDGNALQRVLALEVELAEALRVKNKLNVQFQSSFLKQHSDEEAVFRSFRDINELIKEMLELKGRHVAMETELRDMHERYSRLSLQFAEVEGERQKLKMTLKNVRSSRKPIGLDRSSSANVMDLPS